A single window of Aphidius gifuensis isolate YNYX2018 linkage group LG1, ASM1490517v1, whole genome shotgun sequence DNA harbors:
- the LOC122847402 gene encoding chymotrypsin-1-like, protein MRPIKFNANVQPVDLPTQDVIENTRVVLSGWGSQSCSLYSSIFLKKVELTITTKSLCQFYQHGDSGGPLVDGNTIIGIVSSGLPQYIGSPSFNCKVFDYLRWIDQIRKFTPPKIGCGGGPNPLFRL, encoded by the exons atgagaccaattaaatttaatgctaATGTTCAACCAGTTGATTTGCCAACTCAAGAtgttattgaaaatacaaGAGTTGTACTTTCTGGCTGGGGAAGCCAAAGCTGTTCGTTAtattcttcaatatttttaaaaaaagttgaattaaCTATTACAACTAAAAGTTtatgtcaattttatcaacac gGGGATAGTGGAGGTCCACTCGTTGATGGAAATACTATAATTGGTATTGTTTCATCTGGATTACCACAATATATTGGATCACCTTCTTTTAATTGTAAAGTTTTTGATTATCTTCGTTGGATTGATCAAATTCGAAAATTTACACCTCCAAAAATTGGCTGTGGAGGTGGTCCAAATCCTTTATTCAGactctaa
- the LOC122847408 gene encoding mite allergen Der p 3-like: MAYEFPYLASLRYAGHNFCSGTIISSKHVLTAAHCMYNESDTDLINPRHITIVVGSNFAIINSEYVNNDIAIMRTKTPIIFNDVIKIVELPTINIETIPVVFNNFIKTMYLPVKLPGWGSRSCQKTEAIFLSKIGTNIISNEKCAEYHRNIHIGPEKICTYHNINHCPSYGDSGSPLIYKNQIIGILSMGHPELPDAPDIYTRVYSYLIWIRKVFPYIVALRDETMEYRCAGAILDEYHIITAAHCLFYPDHSLKSVNQIFFTVGTNINIVADPRELYQSRSAFIPMNYVPIEFNANTQPVDLPTEDVTENTRVILSGWGSEGCTAVMSFFLKKIELTVTNKTLCDFYQYMNYNGDSDGMFCAVHHLGACPSFGDSGGPLVDGNTLIGIVSSGMPQFSEGPSFNSKVYNHLSWIDRVRKFAPPRLGCGGGDPNPVFRMY; the protein is encoded by the exons atgaaTTTCCATACTTGGCATCACTTCGTTATGCAGGACATAATTTTTGTTCAGGTACAATTATTAGTTCAAAACATGTATTAACTGCTGCACATTGTATGTACAATGAGAGTGATACCGACTTGATTAATCCACGTCATATAACTATTGTTGTTGGTTCAA aTTTTGCTATTATTAACAGTGAATATGTTAATAACGATATTGCAATAATGaga aCAAAAAcaccaataatttttaatgatgttattaaaattgttgaattgcCAACAATAAATATCGAAACAATACCagttgtatttaataattttattaaaactatgTATTTACCTGTTAAATTACCTGGCTGGGGAAGTAGAAGTTGTCAGAAAACAgaagcaatatttttatcaaaaataggaacaaatattataagtaACGAAAAATGTGCTGAATATCATAGAAATATTCACATTGGACCAGAAAAAATTTGTACATATCATAACATAAATCATTGTCCATCTTAT ggTGATAGTGGGAGTCCATTGATTTACAAGAATCAAATTATTGGAATTTTGTCGATGGGTCATCCTGAATTACCAGATGCACCAGATATTTATACACGTGTTTATTCTTATTTAATATGGATTAGAAAAGTAT TTCCATATATTGTTGCACTTCGTGATGAAACAATGGAATACAGATGTGCTGGTGCTATTCTTGATGAATATCATATAATAACAGCAGCTCATTGTCTCTTTTATCCAGATCACAGTCTTAAATCtgtaaatcaaatattttttactgttgGAACAAATATCAATATTGTCGCTGATCCACGTGAATTATATCAAAGTCGAAGTGCATTTATTCCCATGAATTATGT accaattgaatttaatgcCAATACTCAACCAGTTGATTTGCCAACTGAAGATGTTACTGAAAATACAAGAGTCATACTTTCTGGATGGGGTAGTGAAGGTTGTACAGCAGTCATGtcattctttttaaaaaaaattgaattaactgTTACAAATAAAACCTTGTgtgatttttatcaatatatgaATTACAATGGTGATTCAGACGGAATGTTTTGTGCTGTTCATCATTTGGGAGCTTGTCCATCGttt GGTGACAGTGGAGGTCCACTGGTTGATGGAAACACTCTCATCGGTATTGTTTCAAGTGGTATGCCCCAATTTTCGGAAGGACCTTCTTTCAATAGTAAAGTCTACAATCATCTTAGTTGGATTGATCGAGTCAGAAAATTCGCACCTCCAAGACTTGGTTGTGGAGGAGGTGATCCAAATCCTGTATTTCGAATGTactaa